The Pasteuria penetrans genome segment CCCAATCCAGGGAGGAAACCCACCATGCTCCTCTGAATTCTGACATGAACTGTTCTTTTCACTACCAACATACTCAAATACCGGCAAGAGCACTAGGTAATTTGAAAACCACCCGCCCCCAATGGACCCGCTCCTCATCCCCCCTGCACCTGGTTTTGACTTGCTTTTCCTTCGCCCCCCATGAGGTAACTAAACCTATAGACGATTCACCCCCAAATTCTAGAGGATCCCCTGCAATGGTCACAAAATTGAGTTTTGTTAAAAAACGGTTCTTCGAGCAATAAAGGATGTCAGCAGTGGGACCTGAAAATGCAATCATAATGTAACCCTATTATGCGATGAGTTCTTATCCATGGAATATCAAAGGGGGCATTGAAAGGAAACAAGGACGGCCTATCATCAAACAAAGAGGACGCAACAGTACCAGCACAACCATTTCAGGCAATCAGATATAATAACGCTATAGAAGCCAGGGATGTAACACCTGCGAACTGGCTTATCGAATCACGGGGGAAAAACGCCCCATCCCCCCATAGAAGACATATCTGTGGTTACTTCCCCCTACCTAACCCAACCAGGCAAGCACCTCTACAATCCATTCCCGTCCCATAAAAAGGAATGGACTGCAGAATTTCATCCCTTCAACATAATGAATCCACCCTATGGAAATCATTCCCATTGCTAGTCCCCACTACTACCCTCATAAGAACCATGAACATGCGGTATAGGTAATGTACGCCTACAATTACCAGACTATGAGTGATGTTATGAAAAAACCAGGAAAAAACCAATCGCTTACCAACCTAACATCCCCACCTGTATCTAGACATCCATCCTCCCCGTTCACTACCCCTACAAGGACACACATTAGCAAAATACCGCGAGAGCTGCATGAACACAGTTGTAAGGATAACACCCCTACCCGGGCATCTATCTCACATCCGTTCACAAAAAACGATCTGCAACATGAGAGAAGCAAGATGCAATTCCTGGGGGACAAATAACTCCTTCCCCCAGTTCCAACTCTTCCCTTTATCCATACGATGGCGTGGGAGAAAGAATTACAATACCAGGGGAGAAAACATCCACCCAAACAAAACGGGAAGGGGGGCAACGTAAGTTAGAACAAAAATGGGGGTGAAAATGATAAGTTATGTAGTTATTTTTTTTATAAAAATAAAAATATAGATAAAATCATTTCGCATTCCATACACGACGGGAGGAAAAACAATGACCCCCACCGGGGGTATTATATAGGAATTACTAAAAGTGTTTAGTCAATCCTTGTATGATAAAATAACTATAAAATATATTGTAAAAACGGTGATATTAATAATTTTCAACTCATTGAAAATTATTAATGAGGAAAATCGAAGGGTTACACTGTAAGAAATAAAGAAAGAATATCTTTTCTTGGATCGAGTGATTGTGTCGACAAGCAAATCAGAATGATAAGGGCATTTCCCAGGAGAATAGAAGTAACAGTAGTAGCAACAACGGATGAAAAGATATCGCTGATATGAGCCATAGGACCCACGAATTTAGACGAAATTAGGGTTTCTAAGCCTTTATTGATACCCGGGAATCCACCTCGGGACACGAGGCCCTAGTAGCAGAAAATGCCTACGACGTACAGGACCCGTTCGAATTGTGTAAGCAGCAACACAATTTGGGGTTGCTGTCTAGATGCAACAAGTGGGGGACTAAAACACCCAACTCCCTCGCCAGTCCCTCCGTAAGAAAATAATTTTTATATAATATAAAAAAGAAATAATTAAGAAACTAATGAAAAAATGTTCACCAGGACGCACTGTTTTGTAATTCTGAGGCATACAATGGGTCTAGAAGGAATAGGGACTCTATAGATATCTAGAATACGCTTTCTGTAACCATTCCTTATCAATTCCTGTATCATCCCCCTATCGCCCCTCAGGTAGCCCTTCCACCATAGCTAGCTGACCATATCCAATCCCGTACATAATATTGTAAACAATACAGTGGATCGTTCTCGATGGCCATTCATTATCTTCGAAAAAAAGTTCGAGGAGGATATGAATGAAAACAATAATTCATAATTAAATATATAAAAAATTATTTCAATAGAAGGCTAGAAGTCGAATTTGTGGTGGTTTAGGGGTCCTGGTGTAAAAATTATATAAATTTTTACATGATTATATAGTAAAATATATAATTTTCTTTATAAAACATTTAATCCACAGGAAACATTCGGGTTAATTTTATTTTTCTTTCTGCAGCAGCACCGTGTGTCAAAAAGTCGTCCAAAGGGACTCGGCTGAAATGCTGGGTGGGTCTACTCGACACTGAATCAAAACCGCCAGGGGGCCCTTGCACAAGTCCAGGTTGCATAGTCTTTTAATATGAGGAAATGAAACTGTTCGCACAAAATTTCCCTGCGGAATATGGGAGAACGAGTCTAGGTGAGGATGAAATAGTTTTCCAAAAAACTATACAGGAACTGCCCATTCAACAAACCATCTCAAAATATCCAATGGATAGAATTCTGGATTTAGAAAGATTCCCTCCAATGGTCCCAGTCCAGTTCCAAGCCAAGATTCCTGGAATGCATAATGAGGATAAGGAAAAAGGAAAATCATGAAATAAGAACCCGAGTTCTGTAGAAAACAAACGACAAATACAAAGATCATTGGAAATTTAAGCCCATCGTCTGTTACAATGTGTTTCAGTAACCAGTGGAGGCTATACCCTGATTACGACCCCAAAACGGGGGAATTTTTCTATACCAACACAAACACAAGGAGGAATTTGGGGTAACCATGGGCTTTTACACGAATCAGTCCCCCCGCAACAATCATCGACCACGGTTGATCCTCTACCTACTCATTTCCTCCCTCTCCGGTTCCCTTGTCACACTGATCTTATGGAATGGGATAACAGGAAGCAGCAAGGACCGAGTGCTATCCACCGTGGACTCAACTACCCCCTCACCGGTATCAGGAAAGACAGCCACCGGTGGGTCTATACCTCAGGCAATTCAAAAAGCCAAACCCTATGTAGTGGGAATTGTAAGAGATGGCCTTTCCATTGAACGGCTCCACCCCTTTAGCTCGATAGAGGGCGCCAAAAGATCAAAAAGCATTGGATCGGGTATCATCGTTCGACTGAAGGAAAATGGCGAAGCCATAATACTCACAAATCATCATGTGGTGGATGAAGCTCAGCATATTGCTGTATTCACCCTCAGCGGAAAAGGAGGAAGCATCAAAATACCCGCTAGCTTGGTGGGATCTGATGAAGACACGGATCTCGCTGTTATCAAAGTAAAATTCCCTAACATTGAGGGCCTAGGGTCGGCTACCTTCACTGACTCCGATTCCCTAGTAGAAGGAGAATCCGTAGTAGCTATCGGCATCCCCCTAGGGATCGGACAAGCATATTCCGCCGGAATCATCAGCCGTCTCCCCAGAGGAAGCAATGCCACCTCACTCCCCATTACTACGAACCTACAGGGCCAGGATTCACTCATCGACGACCTCATTCAAACAGATGCAGCCATCAATTCGGGGAACAGTGGGGGGCCACTGATCGATTCCAAAGGACAGGTCGTAGGAATCAATTCAATCAAATTATCATCCAATGGATCCATGGGAAGCATCGCAATAGAAGGAATCGGTTTTGCTATTCCCTCCAAATTAGTAAAAAAAGTCGCAGAGGATTTGATGCAATACGGTCGCTTTCGTAGGGGCCATTTGGGAGTTACGCTAGGATCTATTCCGGATATAAATTCCACCTATAATGTCCCCGACGGGATCCACCGGGGTTGTATCCTCACCGGGGTGTCCCCCGGACAAGCGGCTGAAAAACATGGTATGCATGAAGGAGACATAATAACCCATGTCCAAAAAGGGGAAGCCTCCAGAAAAGTCGACTTCCCACAGGATCTCAGGTCCTTTTTGAACCATCACGGTAGGGCAGGAGAGGAGATTACCATTCGGTACTACCCACAGGGAAAAACTGAATTGAAAAGCAAGAAAATCGTCCTGGGTGATGTCCCCCCACAAGAACCCAAAAAAATAAGGAGAGAACCATGGTAAAATACCCGGGGCGAATCCCTGTATGAGTCAACTTCTCTCCCACAAAAATACCACGGGGGATTGGGGAGTTCCAGATTCCATTTCCACACCATGTATGGAAACCTGCCCTTGCAAAGGGGCAGGTTTTGGCGTTGTGAAAAACACCCCCCTATGAGGGGGAAAATGAGGCCCCATACGACTAGGGAACTCAAAAATCCACAACGTAAAAAATACAAATACAATCATGTGTATATAAAAATATAAAATTAAAATAAATTATCCCTTATGGAATTCGATTTCTCCATTTTGGAGAACTGAACAGGGGAATAACCCCGGTCCTCCTGATGATTTGAACGGGATACAATCAATTAGAACAATGAATTTAACATTTTATGATAATAATTATATAAAATTGCATAGTGTATCTTCCGGAAGAAACCAAAAACGCAGGCACAAGGGTGCATCATCCTATCCTAAGGACGAAAATCCATAAAAAACCGGGTAAAATGATATACCTCGGATGACACGTATCCGTGCTATACCATACCCACACCAACCATTCAGAGGGGGAATGAGCCCATGCATATCCGCGTTCGATTTGCGCCCAGCCCCACGGGTCATCTACACATAGGGGGAGCACGTACCGCACTGTTCAATTACCTATTTGCCCGACAAAATCGGGGAACCATGATCCTACGTATAGAGGACACTGATACGGTACGCAACCAAGCAAAGGCACAGGAAACCCTTCTGTCTGGACTGCGATGGCTTGGCATAGAATGGGATGAGGGACCTGACGCAGGTGGTAACTACGGCCCCTACATATCCTCCCAACGATCCCACATACATCAAGAACAACTGCAAAGACTCCTACGTCAAAAAAATGCCTATCCCTGCTTCTGTAGCCCTAAACGGTTGGACGACCTCCGCGAACAGGCCAAGCAAGAGAACAAACCCTTTCAATACCCTGGAACTTGCCGTCTACTGACCAAACAGGAAATTGCGGATCGATTGGCCTCCGGTGAGAAACCTGCCTATCGATTCAGGGTCCCACACGGCGAAACCGTTGAAATCGTAGATTCCGTACGCGGTACGGTTTCCTTTTCTACCGATGACCTTGGTGATTTCTTGATTTACAAAGCCAACCAACAACCCCTCTTCAACTTTGCAGTCACTGTCGATGATATACTCATGAAAATCACACACGTCATTCGTGGTGAAGAACACCTACCCAACACTCCCTCGCAAATTCTCCTGTTCCACGCCCTAGGTCACACACCCCCCAAGTTTGCCCACCTGCCCCTGATCCTCAATATGGAGGGGAAAAAATTATCCAAGAGGGATGCCTCCATTGATCAGTTCATAGATTGTTATCAGGAACGGGGTTACCTACCTGAGGCCATCATTAACTTTATCTCCCTTCTCGGGTGGTCACCCGCCCCGGGAATTGAAGAGGAATTGTTTAGCCTCCCCGAATTGATCAAACAATTCTCCCTACAACGTGTCCATAAAGCAGGCGCCATTTTCGATCCGGGAAAATTACAATGGATGAATGGCCAATACATTCGTCGTTTATCAAGAAAACAACTCACAAAACTTGCCTTACCCTATCTACAAAAAGTCGGCTACATAGATGGGACAAAGGACAGGGGGAAATTGTCAGACATCATCTCCCTCTTTCAAACCTCCCTGCAGGAAATTGGTGAGATTGCTACGCACACAAAATTCATCTTTCAGCCAGAACAGGAAATAGACCCCGATGCAAAAACCATACTCACCGAACCTGAATCCCAAAGAGTAACAGAAGCCTTCCTTGAAAAAATACAATTCATAAATCCCATGTTCTCCGTGGAAGATATGCGTTCCCTACTCAAAGAGGTGCAAAAGTCAACGAACCTCCGCGGCAAAAAACTCTTCCTACCCGTCCGCGCCTGCTGCACAGGAAAAACACAAGGACCCGATTTGCCACATCTACTGCATTGCCTCGGACGAGAGGAGATTTTGTACCGTTCACGCCTCTACCTCAAGCAAGTCGGAATCCCACACTCCTTATAAACCAATCCCCCATCCATACCCAATCCCTCCCAAGAGATGGGCAGCTACGCAGTCAGAAGGAAAATAACGCGCTTCCGGAATCATACTAAGTAGTTTGCTTCTCAAAGGGGATGAGACGATATGTGCGGTATAGTAGGCTGGATTGATTTCCAACGTTCCCTCCTGGAACCAACATCCATAAATTTGCTGAAGGAAATGAATGAAACACAAATACACCGCGGTCCCGATGGGGAAGGATTTTTCTCCTCCGAACACCTCCTCCTAGGCCACCGTCGACTTACCATCATTGATCCGATAGGGGGCCAACAACCCCTCACACGCAGCTGGAAGGGAAGGGAATATACCCTTGTCTACAACGGAGAAATTTACAATACCCCCACACTACGAAGGCAGTTGGGGGCAGAGGGGTACCCCATCACTAGCCATTCTGATACGGAGATCGTTCTTTGGACCTATATCCATTCACCAGGAAACTTCTTGTCCCTATTGGAAGGAATGTTCGCCCTCGCCATCTGGGACCCCTCGGTACCAAGGCTTCTCTTAGCACGGGATCCATTGGGTATCAAACCCCTCTTCTGGGCACGCATCGGTACGGGATGGGGATTCGCCTCTGAAGTCAAAACCCTACTACAACATCCCCGTATCAAACCCTCTCTTGACTCTGTCCACCTCAACGAACTCTGGACCATGTGTCCTGGGCACACACCCGGCTGTGCTCCTTTTTCTACCCTCAAAGAGGTGAAACCCGGTCACAAGTTGTCCATTACACCCCATCAAACCACTGAAGAGCCATATTTTTTTTGGAGGGGCAACCCTCCCCACCCCGATGATATGGAGACAACGATACAATATGTAAACGATTGTCTCCATAAAATCGTCACAGAACAAATGGCGGCCGATGTACCTATAGGGGCCATGTTATCAGGAGGTATTGACTCCAGTTTTCTCTGTTCCATAGCTCACCCCTGGTATCAAAAAAATCAGGGAAGAGCTCTCCCTACCTATTCCATTGATGATGGTAAGTATGAAGTTCATTTCCAAGCAAGTCGCACCCAACCCGATACGGATACCCGATGGGTGGAAATTATGTCCCACTATCTAGGCACCCACCACCGTCGTATAAGCCCCTCTGCAGAAGAAATAATAGATAACCTATCCACCGCTGCCTATGCCCGGGACATGCCGGGAATGGCTGATATCGACACCTCCTTACTTCTTTTTTCCCGTGCAATGGGTCGGGAGGTAAGCGTGGTCCTCTCCGGGGAAGGGGCTGATGAAATCTTCGGCGGCTATCCATGGTTCCGGGAATCACAGGAGGCGTTATCCAGGGAAACAACGCCACACGTATTCCCCTGGATGCGTAACGCCTCAAAACGCATCTCCTTCCTACGACCTTCTTGGCATACCCGTCTTGATCCACTCTCCTATCTCCATGAACGCTACCATGAAGCCTGCGCAGAGGTACAATCCCCTGAAGGGGAATCCTCCCGCGAGAACCGATTACGAATCATTACGTACCTGACCTTAACCCGTTGGTTACCCGTTCTCCTGGAACGTAAGGACCGTATGACCATGGCTGCCAGCCTAGAGGCGCGTGTACCTTTCTGCGATGCCAAGCTAGTCTCCTACCTCTGGAATGTCCCCTGGTCCATGAAAAATTACAATGGCCTAACCAAAGGCCTATTGCGCCATATTTGCCGGGGACTCTTACCAGACTCCATCCGTTTACGCCCTAAAAATCCCTATCCACGTACCCATAATCCTGTTTATTTCCAAGCCATGCAGAAAAAAATAGCAAGCCTACTGAATGACACCACGAGCCCCTTACATGAATTCCTGGATCCTACCACAGTCCAACCCCTGCTACAACCCGGGGCATCCCCCCAATTCGCATGGTTTGGACAAATCATGCAGGCACCCTCTTTGCTGGCACATTGGTTGCAGTTGGATACCTGGTGGAAAAGATATGGTGTTACGATACAGTAGTTTCCCAAGGACCCATTACAAGCAAGAACATGGAGATCTTGGCCCTGCATGAACCGGGGACTTGGGTTATTGTAAAAGAATCCCCACCCAATCTAGAGTCCACTTTTCAAAAAGCTGCCATCCCCTGCATAACTCATTCGACATCCCAACAACACGTCGAACTAGGGGGAAAACCACCTTCCACTTGCCGTCCCCTAGAAGACCCGCACCTCCATTGGTATGTTGTTTTAAAAAATTCATTTTTTATTTACAAACCAAACCAGGGGTGGTAAAATGAGCGAATGTTCCGTCTGGCATATGGAACTCCTACACCATCCTGAAATCCCCGCGTATGGAAAACCCCCTTTCCTACGGGTGAGAGCAAGTCGGTCCCCGATCCATTGAACATAAATCAACAAAAATTTTCTGTTTAATTATAATAAAATATCACATGAAGTTCCCAATCCTTTTTCCTTGGGGGACATCTTTCTCCGGAATGTTAGGATGAATGGATACGATCCAGGAGGATGGCGCATTATGACCACCGGTCGACGTATGAAAATACAATCCATTGGCGCATTTGCTTGTTCATTGTTGATGGTGACGGCCATGTTGGGCATAGGACAACAAACAACCGTGGGGGAAACTACAGATGTGACCAAGCGAAACGAAGAGGCCACGGAGGAAACAATCCCGGGACAGTCCAAGCGTAATAGGGATGGATTTACCCGATAGATTGGGAACAAGGGCGATAGGATTGTACAAGGGGATGGATACACCGGAATGATTGTAAAGCAATGGATACGGTTCCCAGGAGCCCATGCTCACACGGATCTCTAGGGGACGTTTGGGATCATATAAACCCCCTGATCCTGGCCCCCGGGGGCAGATTTGGGATTCGGTGACGTGAGGACAATCTTGATGTATAAACCCGGTGGATCCAGTATGTATCATTGGAGAATCGTCCCCCCACCTCTACCCTAAACAGCAAAAAATCCCCCAGGGACCATTTTTATTGGGCTCCCCATGTGAATTGTGGCTAGGTCACCCACCCCCTGTGCTTTTCGTTGTCCTTAAGAACACCCTATTTCAAACTCAAAACCCCAGGATAGGATATCTGCAACATACCCACAAATCCTAGAAGGGGGTCGTAATCCCATTGATTAGCCATAGGATGCTGACAGATGTAAAACAGCATACGTGTAGAGAATGGCGGTCCCTCAGGGAGGATTTGCCATATCTCCTTCAATGGAACGTATGGCCCGGTATCCTACTCCGTATATGTACTATTTTTCTAGGATGCCTGGCCATATCCATTGCTGTCAATTTTTTTGTTGTTCCCGCTAGGCTAGCCGACGGTGGTTTTACAGGGATTGCCCTGATTATCAATTACATGTACGGCATAGATCTGAATGACATGGTAGTTTGGTTGAATATACCCCTGGTACTTATGGGTATTCCCCTCTTGGGGTATCGGCTCATTATCAATACGATACTGGGTGTTAGCATGCTTCCCCCCGCACTGGTCCTTACCAACCCTTTGCAACAAATTGCCAAGGATTGGCACATTCAGACTGATCCCTGGATCTCCGTTCTGGTGGGTGGTATCCTGATGGGTCTGGGTTTAGGCTTGGTTCTGCGCGTGAATGCCAACACAGGTGGATCCGATCTGGTGGCCCTGATTGTGAAGCATTGTGCAGGCATCCCATTGAATTACACTCTTCTATTTTTTGATATCTCCGTTCTTCTCTGTGCCTGGCCCGCTGTAGGTAGCATTGGCGTTATGTATACTTTACCCTATATGTTCGCTTACACCTCTGTAGTCAAGATAATATTAGAGAATTTTGGACCAGCATACACTATAATGATCATTTCACCCCGAATCCCATTGATTATACATAAAATTCAAGATAGAAACCTCAACATTGATTATACTGTATTGAAAGGAAAAAATTCCCAAGACAATAGGGAATGTGATGTCATCTACACTGTAGTTTCTGCCAAGGAATTAGGGACTCTTCGAAACCTCGTTGAGGAAATTGACCCTTTCGCCCTTATAACCGTCCAACGCTGTAAGAAATATATACAAAGTTTTCGAAGTAAAATATCCCATCACATAGGGAACCATTGGAGAGTTTCCTAGTAAGATCCATATTTGTATGATCCTGTAGCCAAAACTATCTTCACGATCCCTAGGTTTAGATACAGGAAGGGGTCGGGGCAGGGCCCCCGGAGGGACCCTTTTTTGTCCCCCTTGCGGAAAAAAGTATCAAACTTATTTATAGTGTTTTTGTAAACTGAATTATATGTTGGGATGTTTATATTGATAATAATTATAAAATAAGCATTCTTGAGTATTTCCTGCGTAAGTACTTTGGGGTTGAAAAGTACCCCTTCTTGAAAGGGTGCATCTGAAAATTTAGTGCGGTTGGTTATTCTTTGTTGAATCCCAGAAATCGCTGAAGGGTTGTAGGAGCTGGTTCCTATCCCGTACCTTTTATGCACACCAAAGAAACCAACATAAAGTAAAATTCTTTTTTATTGAAATTGTATTTTATATTATGTAGTTATAGGTGGTCTTATTCTCCTATTCCTGATCTCCTTTTGAAGATAGCAGACGACTTGGGATCAATGATAAGCCGATCCTTTTGCCATCATGGCCCCGTGTGCCACCCCCATCGTACCGCGCACCTTCATCTTGGCGGCCTAAAAACAATTTTTGCAGGAGATAAATCATCCCTCACGGTTCATCCCGACGGGTACCCACCTCGGTTTTGACATGGTCTAGGCCTTTCGATGCGTCTTGGAACGGTTTTCTTTCGCTGATCTCCCCGATTCCCCACCGGACAGAGTTATGCCCTGCCTTTTCCTAGAGCGCTCACAACCGGGACATTTTACCCCAGCAGCACAAGGCAGTTTGTAACCTGCTACCTATTCAGCCGGTTACGAAGGGCGGGTCTCCGCACTTTAATGGTTACGGAACCAGAGGAGGACCTAGGGCCGGTCCTATTTTTTTTATGGTTCATAATAAAAAAGACAACGGAAAGAATTGAATCAGCATACCCATACCGCAATGATTTTGCTCAGTATAAATGAATTTAAAATTGAATATGTTCTATTCCGAATATGGATCTGGAGGCAGGGGTCTCCGCTGTTCATAGCGGGTGGATGAATAGAGGCTTTAGGGTATGAAATTATTGCATGAATCAGGCAGGCAATATTATGGAGTAGCATATGGAGCAGCATTTGACATGGTCTAGGCCTTTCGATGCGTCTTGGAACGGTTTTCTTTCGCTGATCTCCCCGATTCCCCACCGGACAGAGTTATGCCCTGCCTTTTCCTAGAGCGCTCACAACCGGGACATTTTACCCTAGCAGCACGAGGCAGTTTGTAACCTGCTACCTATTCAGCCGGTTACGAAGGGCCGAAAACAACCTCCATTTCCTAAACGACTTCTTGACACACATACCACACGCGCTGATTTCAGGAGGCTCCTCCCCCATAGAGCATGACACGACGCAAAGATCCCCTCCCGAATTCCCGTCACAAAAAATAATCCCACACACGGTGGGGTGTTCCCGGGAATACAAAGACGTTATTACATGATTAATTTATATTTTTTTATATTTTTACTAACGCTCGGATTAGATTGACAGGGAAGGCATTCCCGCAAAAAATGCACGGTCTCAATAATCACCATCCGTAATTCCTATCCAAGACAAATAAGAGTATAGAGACGATGAGTACCACCCAAAGAATGCATTTCCATAATGAAAATTTATAATCTACATATATTTTACCAAAACTACCATAAACATCAGACCATAAGAACTTTGAAACATCCCTATAATAGGGGGAACGTTGTCCTAAACAAATATGAAACCATGAAGGAAGAATGGTGGATGAATACAAAATCGTAAGAATAACAAAAGATAAGGTTTGAAGTCGATCGGACCACCTATCGCCAAAAAGATAGGATATATACAAAGGAATCATATACAGTAAGAAGAACTGTAGTGTTTTTATCGATACAAATTTCCTATTTACGGAATCAGACCTAGCACGCAGATTGATCTCCCTGGAAACCTGCCACTGCAGCAATACACACCAAACCACAATTCCCAAAGTCGATATCCCTATGGACCAAGGTGATTTCCCCATCCACAAAAACAGAGAAATTGATACCAACATCCATAAAGGACCTAGAAAGAGAGGGAGATACCAAAGAAACCTAGGAAAACCTCGCATTTCATATAGAGAAGCGCACCCTCTATGATAAGAATAGACCCTCGTAAATTTATTATATAC includes the following:
- a CDS encoding S1C family serine protease gives rise to the protein MGFYTNQSPRNNHRPRLILYLLISSLSGSLVTLILWNGITGSSKDRVLSTVDSTTPSPVSGKTATGGSIPQAIQKAKPYVVGIVRDGLSIERLHPFSSIEGAKRSKSIGSGIIVRLKENGEAIILTNHHVVDEAQHIAVFTLSGKGGSIKIPASLVGSDEDTDLAVIKVKFPNIEGLGSATFTDSDSLVEGESVVAIGIPLGIGQAYSAGIISRLPRGSNATSLPITTNLQGQDSLIDDLIQTDAAINSGNSGGPLIDSKGQVVGINSIKLSSNGSMGSIAIEGIGFAIPSKLVKKVAEDLMQYGRFRRGHLGVTLGSIPDINSTYNVPDGIHRGCILTGVSPGQAAEKHGMHEGDIITHVQKGEASRKVDFPQDLRSFLNHHGRAGEEITIRYYPQGKTELKSKKIVLGDVPPQEPKKIRREPW
- the gltX gene encoding glutamate--tRNA ligase, with the protein product MHIRVRFAPSPTGHLHIGGARTALFNYLFARQNRGTMILRIEDTDTVRNQAKAQETLLSGLRWLGIEWDEGPDAGGNYGPYISSQRSHIHQEQLQRLLRQKNAYPCFCSPKRLDDLREQAKQENKPFQYPGTCRLLTKQEIADRLASGEKPAYRFRVPHGETVEIVDSVRGTVSFSTDDLGDFLIYKANQQPLFNFAVTVDDILMKITHVIRGEEHLPNTPSQILLFHALGHTPPKFAHLPLILNMEGKKLSKRDASIDQFIDCYQERGYLPEAIINFISLLGWSPAPGIEEELFSLPELIKQFSLQRVHKAGAIFDPGKLQWMNGQYIRRLSRKQLTKLALPYLQKVGYIDGTKDRGKLSDIISLFQTSLQEIGEIATHTKFIFQPEQEIDPDAKTILTEPESQRVTEAFLEKIQFINPMFSVEDMRSLLKEVQKSTNLRGKKLFLPVRACCTGKTQGPDLPHLLHCLGREEILYRSRLYLKQVGIPHSL
- the asnB gene encoding asparagine synthase (glutamine-hydrolyzing) — encoded protein: MCGIVGWIDFQRSLLEPTSINLLKEMNETQIHRGPDGEGFFSSEHLLLGHRRLTIIDPIGGQQPLTRSWKGREYTLVYNGEIYNTPTLRRQLGAEGYPITSHSDTEIVLWTYIHSPGNFLSLLEGMFALAIWDPSVPRLLLARDPLGIKPLFWARIGTGWGFASEVKTLLQHPRIKPSLDSVHLNELWTMCPGHTPGCAPFSTLKEVKPGHKLSITPHQTTEEPYFFWRGNPPHPDDMETTIQYVNDCLHKIVTEQMAADVPIGAMLSGGIDSSFLCSIAHPWYQKNQGRALPTYSIDDGKYEVHFQASRTQPDTDTRWVEIMSHYLGTHHRRISPSAEEIIDNLSTAAYARDMPGMADIDTSLLLFSRAMGREVSVVLSGEGADEIFGGYPWFRESQEALSRETTPHVFPWMRNASKRISFLRPSWHTRLDPLSYLHERYHEACAEVQSPEGESSRENRLRIITYLTLTRWLPVLLERKDRMTMAASLEARVPFCDAKLVSYLWNVPWSMKNYNGLTKGLLRHICRGLLPDSIRLRPKNPYPRTHNPVYFQAMQKKIASLLNDTTSPLHEFLDPTTVQPLLQPGASPQFAWFGQIMQAPSLLAHWLQLDTWWKRYGVTIQ
- a CDS encoding YitT family protein, coding for MISHRMLTDVKQHTCREWRSLREDLPYLLQWNVWPGILLRICTIFLGCLAISIAVNFFVVPARLADGGFTGIALIINYMYGIDLNDMVVWLNIPLVLMGIPLLGYRLIINTILGVSMLPPALVLTNPLQQIAKDWHIQTDPWISVLVGGILMGLGLGLVLRVNANTGGSDLVALIVKHCAGIPLNYTLLFFDISVLLCAWPAVGSIGVMYTLPYMFAYTSVVKIILENFGPAYTIMIISPRIPLIIHKIQDRNLNIDYTVLKGKNSQDNRECDVIYTVVSAKELGTLRNLVEEIDPFALITVQRCKKYIQSFRSKISHHIGNHWRVS